The following coding sequences are from one Amphiprion ocellaris isolate individual 3 ecotype Okinawa chromosome 19, ASM2253959v1, whole genome shotgun sequence window:
- the notum1a gene encoding palmitoleoyl-protein carboxylesterase notum1a encodes MTAIRMVSSVLLLVLMQSGALCARRFRGGRNPQPRRAPPPPTYRADRGDTTESFPLDFTAVEENMNDFMTQVKNLAQSLYPCSAQKLDYDMRLNFLENTSVTCNDGSPAGYYLKESRGSRRWLIFLEGGWYCFNKENCDSRYETMRRLMSSSKWPQTKTGTGILSPLPEENPHWWNANMVFIPYCSSDVWSGVTAKTEQSGYAFMGSLIIQEVLKDLLNKGLDNAKVLLLAGSSAGGTGVLLNVDRVAELLEGLGHTGIQVRGLSDSGWFLDNKQYHCTDCVDTVSCAPTETIKRGIKYWGGVVPEKCKQAHEGEEWNCFFGYRVFPSIKSPVFVVQWLFDEAQLTVDNIQLTGQPVQEGQWRYIQNLGIELRNTLKDVPAMFAPACLSHEVITRNYWIDVQVKGTSLPRALHCWDRSLHDNRNNKAPPKGCPVHLIDSCPWPHCNPTCPTIRDQFTGQEMNVIQFLMHMGFDVQKMAQQQGMDPSKLLGMLSSGS; translated from the exons ATGACAGCGATCAGAATGGTTtcatcagtgctgctgctggtgctgatGCAGTCCGGAGCTCTTTGCGCACGGAGGTTCCGTGGTGGCCGCAACCCACAACCACGACGCGCACCACCTCCTCCCACATACCGAGCGGACCGGGGTGATACAACGGAGAGCTTCCCTCTGGATTTCACCGCGGTGGAGGAGAACATGAATGACTTCATGACTCAAGTGAAGAACCTGGCGCAGTCCCTGTACCCGTGCTCGGCGCAAAAGCTTGACTACGACATGAGGCTGAACTTTTTGGAGAATACATCCGTCACCTGCAACGACGGAAGTCCCGCTGG gTACTACCTAAAAGAATCTCGAGGTAGCAGACGGTGGTTGATATTCTTAGAAG GTGGCTGGTACTGCTTCAACAAGGAGAACTGTGACAGCCGATATGAGACTATGAGGAGACTGATGAGCTCctctaagtggccccaaactaAAACAG GCACGGGGATCCTGTCTCCATTGCCTGAGGAAAACCCTCACTGGTGGAATGCCAACATGGT GTTTATTCCATACTGCTCCAGCGACGTGTGGAGCGGCGTTACTGCCAAAACAGAGCAAA GTGGTTATGCCTTCATGGGCTCCCTGATTATTCAGGAGGTTCTGAAGGACCTGCTAAACAAAGGGCTGGACAATGCAAAGGTCCTCTTATTAGCCGGAAGCAG CGCGGGTGGTACTGGGGTTCTTCTAAATGTGGATCGTGTAGCAGAGCTGCTGGAGGGACTGGGGCACACTGGGATACAAGTGCGAGGTCTTTCTGATTCTGGCTGGTTCCTCGACAACAAGCAGTACCACTGCACTGACTGTGTGGACACTGTCAGCTGTGCCCCTACTGAGACCATCAAAAGAGGCATCAA GTACTGGGGAGGAGTGGTACCAGAGAAGTGCAAACAAGCCCATGAAGGAGAGGAGTGGAACTGTTTCTTTGGATATCGAGTCTTCCCATCAATAAAAA GCCCTGTGTTTGTGGTCCAGTGGCTATTTGATGAGGCCCAGTTGACAGTGGACAACATCCAGCTAACAGGGCAGCCTGTCCAAGAAGGCCAGTGGCGCTACATCCAAAACCTGGGCATTGAGCTGAGGAACACACTAAAAGATGTCCC GGCTATGTTCGCTCCAGCATGTCTATCACATGAAGTTATCACCAGAAA CTACTGGATTGACGTGCAGGTTAAAGGCACCTCCTTGCCCCGAGCACTGCACTGCTGGGACCGCAGCCTCCATGACAACAGGAACAACAAGGCACCACCCAAAGGCTGCCCTGTGCATCTGATTGACAGCTGCCCGTGGCCACACTGCAACCCCACCTGTCCAACCATCCGAGACCAGTTCACAGGACAAGAGATGAATGTCATTCAGTTCCTCATGCACATGGGCTTTGATGTGCAGAAGATGGCTCAGCAGCAGGGCATGGATCCCAGCAAGCTACTGGGCATGCTCAGCAGTGGCAGCTAA